CATAAGATAAAAAGGACCTATAGCAATTATAGAACAGACAGCGAGAAATATATATAAAATAAAGGAATAAACTTTATTAGATTGCTCCATCTTTATCCCCTCCATTCATGAACTTTAATGATACAAATGAGAATATTGCAATTACAACAAACATTCCATATGCAACAGCACTTCCATAGCCATATTGAGAGTTCTGGAACGCACCCTTACCCATAAGCATTACCAAAGTCATTACTGCATTATCAGGTCCCCCTGAGTATGGTCCGGTTTGATAATTTCCCTGAGTATAAATAATATTTGGTTCATCAAATGTCTGGAAACCACCTATAAGGGATGTAATAACCATATATATAATTATAGGTTTTATCATTGGAAGAGAAATATTCCAGAAATTGTGCCATGCTCTGGCTCCATCAACACGTGCAGCCTCATACAATTCCTCCGGTACTGATACAAAACCGGCTATAAAGAACAGTACACAATATCCTGTGTATCTCCACAACATGATAACTGCAATAACAACTTTAGCTAATTTGGGATTTGCAAGAAAATCAATCGGCTCTTTTATGATATGCAAACTTTGCAATAAAACATTTATTGTTCCTGATGAACCACCATCAAAAAAGAATGCCCACAACAATCCCGCAGCTATCGGTATAACAAGATATGGAGTAAAAACTGCAGTCTTAAAAATTTCTTTGTGCCTGACAAGCTTTGAATTGATCATATAGGCAATAACAATTGCAAACACCAACTGCAATGGTATCAACAGCAACATGATAATCGCAGTATTTTTAAGAGCTAGAACAAACTCCCCATTTTCAAACATTCTCTGATAATTTGCTAGTCCTACAAATTTTATTCCCGAGTATCCATCCCATTCATTAAGACTCATATACAACGTAAAAATTATAGGTATTAAAGAAAATGCTGTGAAAAGCAGGAAGTAAGGTGCCATGAAAAGATAAGGTGTTGATTTCTTTGAGAGATTTTTCATTACTAACCACCCCCGTGTGCTTGATAAAGTACAAACAGTAAAATAATCAAGGAGAGGGAATTTCACCCTCTCCTAAATCATCAATAACATTCAGATAATTCCGAAATTACTTCAATTCAGGAACATTTTTCTTCATATCTGCAATCATAACATCAACTGCTTCTTGAGCTGTCTTTCCTTTTTTGATTTCCTGTAATCCCTTTATAAAGTTATTTTCGAGGAAATTATCGTATTTGCCAAGTGACTTAACCTTTACTGCATCCATGTTGTCCATGAAGAATTGGCCTACATCCTGACCGCCCCAGTATTCTTCTTTTTGGCTGAAGAAGCCTGGTTTATCCATAAATTCTTTAACAGGAGTAATATTCATACCTGTTGTGAATGCGTTCTTAACACCGTTTTCATTAAGTACCTGATCAGCTATGTATCCCCAAGCTGCATCCTTAACTTTTGAATCCTTCCAGATTGACAACGCAGTTCCACCCCAGTTAAACATTCCGCCTGGAGCTACTGTTACTCCCCAGTCACCTTTGCCCTTGGTATCGGCTGGTTCTATAACGTACTTGAGGAACCAAGGTGCTGCTGCTGCAAATACATCCTCGCTCTTAGCGAATGATGCAGTCCAGTTAGGAGCCCACATATCGTATTTGTTGATAACGCCTGCTTTCCACATCTTTTCTATAACCTGGAAAGTAGGAAGATAAACTTCGTTAAATTTGATTGTTCCATCTTGAATTGGGTTTTGAGGATTATATCCGTCAACTATATGGAATATATCTCTTACAGATCTGAATGCGTAAACCTTCTTGCCATCTATCTTAGCATCCTTAAATGCAGCGATTACATCATCCCAAGTCTTAAACTTGTCTGCCAATGCTTTAGGATCATCAGTATTGAATAATGCCTTTGTCATGCTTCTTCTGTAAGCGATACCTGATGGGTTGAACTGTGTAAGAGCTCCTAATACCTGTCCCTTGCTATCTGTAACGAGTGGCAATGCTTTGTCAGCCAGTTTGGACTTATCGAAGTTGAATGGAGCCTGTGAAAGATCTTGACAAATATCCATGTCAAAGAGAGTTCCTCTGAAACCAACTTCTCCTCTTATTACATCTGGTAAAGCTGTCTTTGCTGCTACTGCAGTCTGTATTTTCTTAACATAGTCTGCACTTGCAACCGGTACTGATTCAACCTTTACATTTGGATATCTGGTATTGAAATCAGCTATTGCTGTCTTAAGCTGATCCTTATTTTCCCAGTTCCACATTACTATTGTACCAGAAGCCTTTGTAAAGTCTGTTGATGTAGCAGCTGGTGAAGAAGTAGCTGCTACTGAGCTAGTGCTAGCTGCTGAACTTGATGCAGAAGAAGTGCTGTCACCTGACTCAGTGTTTCCGCAGGCAGCCATACCAAGCACCATAACACCTGTTAAAACAGAAGCTATTACCTTTTTAAACATTTTAAAATCCTCCTTTTTGTTTTAGCAATTTCATATTGAAATGCTTACATTAGTGCTATTAAAGCACTTTGCAACATTAATTCTATAAAAATAGACTTTCATTCTAAATAGATAATGTTGCTTTATGTTTTAATATTTTGACTATATAGGTATGGCAAGAAATTGCACTAAAAAAGACACATATTCTTACAATTATGTGCCTTTTTTGACGATTTTCTTTATTTTTTAAAATTACAGGTCAAATTTTGTCCATTGCTACAACATGGTTACGTGCAATTATTTCCATTAAAAGTCAATATTGAACACCATGTTAGCCATCATAGAATCAAAATAAACTATCTCTGTATTCAGAGGGTGTCATTCCTGAATACTTTTTAAATAGCTTTGAAAAATAGTGCGGGTCAGAAATACCAACCTTTTCTGCTACTTCATAGGTCTTATACCTTACATCCTTTAGAAGTTCCTTTGCTTTATCAATCCTGACATCATTAAGATAATCTACAAAACTTTTACCC
This region of Clostridium sp. BNL1100 genomic DNA includes:
- a CDS encoding extracellular solute-binding protein produces the protein MFKKVIASVLTGVMVLGMAACGNTESGDSTSSASSSAASTSSVAATSSPAATSTDFTKASGTIVMWNWENKDQLKTAIADFNTRYPNVKVESVPVASADYVKKIQTAVAAKTALPDVIRGEVGFRGTLFDMDICQDLSQAPFNFDKSKLADKALPLVTDSKGQVLGALTQFNPSGIAYRRSMTKALFNTDDPKALADKFKTWDDVIAAFKDAKIDGKKVYAFRSVRDIFHIVDGYNPQNPIQDGTIKFNEVYLPTFQVIEKMWKAGVINKYDMWAPNWTASFAKSEDVFAAAAPWFLKYVIEPADTKGKGDWGVTVAPGGMFNWGGTALSIWKDSKVKDAAWGYIADQVLNENGVKNAFTTGMNITPVKEFMDKPGFFSQKEEYWGGQDVGQFFMDNMDAVKVKSLGKYDNFLENNFIKGLQEIKKGKTAQEAVDVMIADMKKNVPELK
- a CDS encoding sugar ABC transporter permease, which produces MKNLSKKSTPYLFMAPYFLLFTAFSLIPIIFTLYMSLNEWDGYSGIKFVGLANYQRMFENGEFVLALKNTAIIMLLLIPLQLVFAIVIAYMINSKLVRHKEIFKTAVFTPYLVIPIAAGLLWAFFFDGGSSGTINVLLQSLHIIKEPIDFLANPKLAKVVIAVIMLWRYTGYCVLFFIAGFVSVPEELYEAARVDGARAWHNFWNISLPMIKPIIIYMVITSLIGGFQTFDEPNIIYTQGNYQTGPYSGGPDNAVMTLVMLMGKGAFQNSQYGYGSAVAYGMFVVIAIFSFVSLKFMNGGDKDGAI